One part of the Gemmatimonas sp. genome encodes these proteins:
- a CDS encoding SusC/RagA family TonB-linked outer membrane protein: protein MLHHLRRLIAAAVLAALPGFGLAAQQSTTVTGRVTSAGAPLGGAQVGIVELGVGSVTDAQGRFTFTVDPARAGGKQVTVLARTIGYRPVKHLVTLTAGRLEQNFDLEKDVLNLEAIVTTGVSDATSQKKTTFAVAAVNNAQIKEAPASSPLGALSGRVAGASVTAVNGEPGSAPRIRLRGPTSLTGSQDPLIIVDGTISRLSLADINAQDIERIEVIKGAAASSLYGSDAANGVVQIFTKRGASLATGQTQIIVRNEFGSNDLRKTIPNNFSHPYKLDASGKFLRDANGNRIQEDDRISDNSYPVVYDQLGDVFRSGQFMTNYISIGQRNANSNFNASFENAKDQGIANLLSGYSRQNFRLNLDMELHPKLDFQTGAFYGQSRADQADDSSGDAFFGLRFLEPNINLNDKNPNGTPYLAAIRQSPASGNVSNPLYNWSNIQNSNDRARFTGLLKVRYRPATWLTAEANTNFDRGSGTFRSLVPLGYIGSTGTVSKGSLSNRENVTRAYNLGTTLTAVKSTSWFTNTTRLAWVYEDQENQQTTVRATALTVPRVTEFSAASRDPENPVIPGSFSQPIRNQNFFAITTFDIKDKYIIDGLIRQDQSSLFGEDQRSRLFKRLSGAWRVSEDLSLPGVNEFKLRASYGEAGLRPVFDAQYEQFAIEGGSPVKITLGNPNLRPAFSREIEGGFDLTFAKNFQLQYSYSSKITDDQILNVPVSSATGFRNQWLNAGSLEGKTHEVLLSAVIASRKDFVWTVNVAGDRTRQTVRSLAVPPFLVGPVANTTIFRLAPGQPFGIVYGSSWVQSQTQLDAMIASKRLTGTAADYVLNEEGYYVAKNAWRTLNERPIKFLDADGNALRQIADVNPDFNLNFNTQLNWKQFSVTAVVNWVQGGQIYNYTRQWPFFDQRDPAFDQRDKPEAEKKPTTYYATFYNNFDANTYFVEDGSYVRLRELAVNYQVPKAITRRFGMSADRSARFGIVGRNLFTSTKYSGYDPDVSGGGANPFAYRVDYFTYPIFKTFTFMLELGL from the coding sequence ATGCTTCACCACCTGCGTCGGTTGATCGCCGCCGCTGTTCTCGCCGCCTTACCCGGGTTCGGACTAGCCGCCCAACAGAGTACCACCGTGACCGGCCGGGTCACCTCGGCCGGCGCTCCGCTCGGCGGCGCCCAGGTCGGGATCGTCGAACTGGGCGTCGGCAGTGTGACGGACGCCCAAGGGCGCTTCACCTTCACGGTGGATCCCGCCCGCGCTGGCGGCAAGCAAGTGACCGTCCTCGCGCGCACCATCGGCTACCGGCCGGTGAAGCATCTCGTCACGCTCACGGCGGGACGGCTCGAGCAGAACTTCGACCTCGAAAAAGATGTCCTCAACCTCGAGGCCATCGTTACCACCGGGGTGTCTGACGCCACGTCCCAGAAGAAGACCACCTTTGCGGTGGCCGCGGTGAACAACGCCCAGATCAAGGAAGCGCCGGCATCGTCCCCGCTTGGCGCGCTCAGCGGCCGCGTCGCCGGTGCCAGCGTCACCGCCGTGAACGGTGAGCCGGGGTCGGCGCCGCGTATCCGCCTGCGTGGCCCCACGTCCCTCACCGGCTCGCAGGATCCCCTCATCATTGTCGACGGCACGATTAGCCGCCTCTCCCTCGCCGACATCAACGCGCAGGACATCGAGCGCATCGAGGTCATCAAGGGCGCCGCCGCCAGCTCGCTCTACGGTTCCGATGCCGCCAACGGCGTGGTCCAGATTTTCACCAAGCGCGGGGCCTCGCTGGCCACTGGCCAGACGCAGATCATCGTGCGCAACGAATTCGGCTCGAACGATCTCCGCAAGACGATCCCCAACAACTTCTCGCACCCCTACAAGCTGGACGCGAGCGGCAAGTTCCTGCGCGATGCCAATGGCAACCGCATCCAGGAAGACGACCGCATTTCGGACAACTCGTACCCGGTCGTGTACGACCAGCTCGGAGACGTCTTCCGCTCCGGACAGTTCATGACCAACTACATCTCCATCGGGCAGCGCAACGCCAACTCGAACTTCAACGCCTCGTTCGAGAACGCGAAGGATCAGGGCATCGCGAACCTGCTGAGCGGCTACTCCCGCCAGAACTTCCGCCTCAACCTCGACATGGAGTTGCACCCCAAGCTGGACTTCCAGACGGGCGCGTTCTACGGCCAGTCGCGCGCCGATCAGGCCGATGACAGTTCCGGTGATGCCTTCTTCGGCCTTCGCTTCCTCGAGCCGAACATCAACCTGAACGACAAGAACCCCAACGGGACGCCGTATCTGGCGGCGATCCGGCAATCGCCGGCGTCGGGCAACGTGAGCAACCCGCTCTACAACTGGTCGAACATCCAGAACAGCAACGACCGGGCCCGCTTCACGGGGCTCCTCAAGGTGCGCTATCGCCCCGCGACGTGGCTCACGGCCGAGGCCAACACCAACTTCGACCGCGGCTCGGGCACGTTCCGGTCCCTCGTCCCGCTCGGTTACATCGGCTCCACGGGCACCGTGAGCAAGGGTTCCCTGTCGAACCGGGAGAATGTCACCCGCGCCTACAACCTCGGCACGACCCTGACTGCCGTGAAGAGCACCTCGTGGTTCACCAACACCACCAGGCTGGCGTGGGTGTACGAGGATCAGGAGAACCAGCAGACGACGGTGCGCGCCACGGCGCTCACCGTGCCGCGGGTGACCGAGTTCTCGGCGGCGTCGCGGGATCCCGAGAATCCGGTCATCCCCGGGTCGTTCTCACAGCCCATCCGCAACCAGAACTTCTTCGCCATCACTACCTTCGACATCAAGGACAAGTACATCATCGACGGCCTGATCCGGCAGGACCAGTCGTCGCTGTTCGGTGAGGATCAGCGCTCCAGGCTGTTCAAGCGCCTGTCGGGCGCGTGGCGCGTGTCGGAGGACCTCTCGCTCCCCGGCGTGAACGAGTTCAAGCTGCGCGCGTCCTACGGGGAGGCCGGCCTGCGCCCCGTGTTCGATGCGCAGTACGAGCAGTTCGCGATCGAGGGCGGCAGCCCGGTGAAGATCACGCTTGGCAATCCCAACCTGCGCCCAGCGTTCTCGCGCGAAATCGAAGGCGGCTTCGATCTCACCTTCGCCAAGAACTTTCAGCTCCAGTACAGCTACTCCAGCAAGATCACCGACGACCAGATCCTCAATGTGCCGGTCTCGTCGGCCACTGGCTTCCGCAACCAGTGGCTCAATGCCGGGTCGCTGGAGGGCAAGACCCACGAGGTGCTGCTGAGCGCCGTTATCGCGTCCCGGAAGGACTTCGTCTGGACGGTGAACGTCGCCGGCGACCGCACCCGTCAGACGGTGCGCAGCCTCGCGGTCCCGCCGTTCCTCGTGGGCCCGGTCGCCAACACGACCATCTTCCGGCTGGCCCCGGGGCAGCCGTTCGGCATCGTCTACGGCAGCTCGTGGGTGCAGAGCCAAACCCAGCTCGACGCCATGATTGCGTCGAAGCGGCTCACAGGCACCGCCGCCGACTATGTGCTGAACGAGGAAGGCTACTACGTGGCCAAGAACGCGTGGCGCACCCTCAACGAGCGTCCCATCAAGTTCCTCGACGCTGACGGCAACGCGCTCCGCCAGATCGCCGACGTGAACCCCGACTTCAACCTCAACTTCAACACCCAGCTCAACTGGAAGCAGTTCTCCGTGACGGCGGTGGTGAATTGGGTGCAGGGCGGGCAGATCTACAACTACACCCGTCAGTGGCCATTCTTCGACCAGCGTGATCCGGCGTTCGACCAGCGCGACAAGCCCGAGGCGGAGAAGAAGCCCACCACCTACTATGCCACCTTCTACAACAACTTCGACGCCAATACCTACTTCGTCGAGGATGGCAGCTACGTGCGCCTGCGGGAGCTGGCCGTCAACTACCAGGTGCCCAAGGCCATCACTCGGCGCTTCGGCATGAGCGCCGATCGCTCGGCCCGCTTCGGCATCGTGGGCCGCAACCTGTTCACCAGCACCAAGTACAGCGGGTACGATCCCGACGTGTCGGGTGGCGGAGCGAATCCCTTCGCCTACCGCGTGGACTACTTCACGTACCCCATCTTCAAGACGTTCACGTTCATGCTGGAGCTCGGACTGTGA
- a CDS encoding carboxypeptidase-like regulatory domain-containing protein, whose amino-acid sequence MLRGRIFHGTGHARVASLAAVVLTLGVAVPAGAQTAELRGRVLDAVTGRGIAGATITVTTTGTGVRTDSAGAYRVAGLPVGIHRFLVSAPGFARGAVSLAFAANERMERDLELEPRALADSVAAAARAAGSAGTPAVTGALAGGGRDSAQTLPEVGVTAAAPMGRRFVDFERRRVMGRGQYRTREELEAAHVYTLQDAMRSMRGIRFNCAGGTCRAQMVRAPLGCAPEYIVDERVDNAFGPVIPIRDIMGLEVYTGAADVPGEFAGRNSGCGVIVIWTTAGREPRRK is encoded by the coding sequence ATGCTGCGGGGTCGAATCTTCCATGGCACAGGGCACGCACGGGTGGCCTCGCTGGCGGCCGTGGTCTTGACGCTAGGCGTGGCGGTGCCCGCCGGCGCGCAGACCGCCGAGTTGCGCGGCCGCGTGCTCGACGCCGTGACAGGGCGCGGCATTGCCGGCGCCACGATCACCGTGACCACCACGGGCACCGGGGTGCGCACGGATTCAGCCGGCGCGTACCGCGTGGCGGGCCTGCCGGTGGGCATTCACCGGTTTCTGGTATCCGCGCCCGGATTTGCCCGCGGCGCGGTGAGCCTGGCCTTCGCGGCCAATGAGCGCATGGAGCGAGACCTCGAACTCGAACCGCGCGCGCTCGCCGACTCCGTGGCCGCCGCCGCACGGGCCGCCGGATCCGCTGGCACGCCCGCGGTGACTGGCGCCCTGGCCGGCGGCGGTCGCGATTCGGCGCAGACACTGCCGGAAGTGGGCGTGACGGCCGCGGCACCAATGGGACGGCGATTCGTCGATTTCGAGCGCCGCCGGGTCATGGGCCGAGGGCAGTATCGGACCCGCGAGGAGCTGGAGGCCGCCCACGTCTACACGCTGCAGGACGCCATGCGCAGCATGCGGGGCATCCGCTTCAACTGCGCCGGCGGGACGTGCCGGGCGCAGATGGTGCGCGCGCCCCTGGGCTGCGCGCCGGAATACATCGTGGACGAGCGCGTGGATAATGCGTTCGGGCCGGTGATCCCGATTCGCGACATCATGGGCCTCGAGGTCTACACCGGCGCCGCCGATGTGCCGGGGGAATTCGCCGGGCGCAATTCCGGGTGCGGCGTCATCGTGATCTGGACTACGGCGGGACGCGAGCCGCGGCGGAAATAG
- a CDS encoding MATE family efflux transporter — translation MTTSSSSSSPRKLDRSIVEGPIGPAVWKVAWPTVLQNVISGVQGMIDHALVGHFVGFAGNAAIGVGFQIFLVVMVFVSSLFSGMGVLVARFAGAGDEAGVNRAASQAFLLALMLSLGVLAPLGYVLAPTLLGLVKATPDVQREALPYLRIMFVFGFGMMMFFMLGGALRSAGDAKTPLRLGVALTVGNIVFNVLLIRGYGPFPEMGTAGAAAGIMISSALVAVYAVVKLFSGSWVIDFRGMSWKPDWEIIRALFRFGLPTGVQGIAMNIAGVLLLRFIGSTAQSAEAQAAYAVGYTELFSLVTWTSVGLMGAAATVAGQNLGAGHPDRSRAAVRVAARFGLAIAIFVGLLFVTIPDALLGLFGMREPEVLRIGRELLRFLSISGLFITVALTFTGGLQGTGDTRSPLYITLVSQFALPIGMLTALEATRTLETWHIWLAIVIGHATRCLLSVWRFEQGKWRGITLGVGAR, via the coding sequence GTGACCACGTCGTCTTCGAGTTCCTCCCCGCGCAAGCTCGATCGGTCCATCGTCGAGGGGCCCATTGGTCCGGCGGTGTGGAAGGTGGCGTGGCCCACGGTGCTGCAGAACGTCATCAGTGGCGTGCAGGGGATGATCGACCACGCGCTGGTGGGGCACTTCGTCGGCTTTGCCGGCAACGCCGCCATTGGGGTGGGTTTCCAGATCTTTCTGGTGGTCATGGTGTTCGTGTCGTCGCTGTTCAGCGGCATGGGCGTGCTGGTCGCCCGCTTTGCCGGGGCCGGTGACGAGGCCGGCGTGAACCGGGCAGCGTCGCAGGCGTTTCTGCTGGCGCTCATGCTGTCGCTGGGCGTGCTCGCCCCGCTGGGGTATGTGCTGGCGCCCACGCTGCTCGGACTCGTGAAGGCGACGCCCGATGTGCAGCGCGAAGCGCTGCCGTATCTGCGCATCATGTTCGTGTTCGGCTTCGGCATGATGATGTTCTTCATGCTGGGCGGTGCGCTGCGCAGTGCGGGTGACGCCAAGACGCCACTGCGTCTCGGCGTGGCGCTCACGGTGGGCAACATCGTCTTCAACGTGCTGCTCATTCGCGGCTACGGACCCTTCCCGGAGATGGGCACGGCCGGCGCCGCTGCGGGCATCATGATCTCGAGTGCCCTCGTGGCCGTGTATGCCGTGGTGAAGCTCTTCAGCGGATCGTGGGTGATCGACTTCCGCGGCATGTCGTGGAAACCCGACTGGGAGATCATTCGCGCGCTGTTCCGGTTCGGCCTCCCCACGGGGGTGCAGGGGATCGCCATGAACATCGCCGGGGTCTTGTTGCTGCGCTTCATCGGCAGCACGGCGCAGAGCGCCGAGGCGCAGGCCGCGTACGCGGTGGGGTATACGGAGCTTTTCTCACTGGTCACCTGGACGTCGGTGGGGCTCATGGGCGCGGCCGCCACCGTTGCCGGACAGAACCTTGGCGCCGGGCACCCCGACCGGAGTCGCGCCGCCGTGCGCGTGGCAGCACGCTTCGGCCTGGCGATCGCCATCTTCGTGGGGCTGCTCTTCGTCACCATCCCCGACGCGCTGCTGGGGCTCTTCGGCATGCGGGAGCCCGAGGTGCTGCGCATTGGCCGTGAGCTGCTGCGCTTCCTGAGCATCTCCGGCCTGTTCATCACGGTGGCGCTCACTTTCACGGGCGGGCTGCAGGGCACCGGTGATACGCGCAGCCCGCTGTACATCACGCTCGTCTCGCAGTTCGCGCTGCCCATTGGCATGCTCACCGCGCTCGAGGCCACGCGAACGCTGGAAACCTGGCACATCTGGCTCGCCATCGTGATTGGGCACGCCACCCGATGCCTGCTCAGCGTGTGGCGCTTCGAGCAGGGGAAGTGGCGCGGGATCACGCTTGGCGTGGGTGCCCGCTGA
- the paaZ gene encoding phenylacetic acid degradation bifunctional protein PaaZ, with amino-acid sequence MFILQNFALGEWVEGAGPKTDLMHAVTGEKIGEASSHGLDFKAMLQYARRVGGPALRAYTFHQRAMMLKRIAIALMERKEEFYPLSSMTGATRADSWVDIEGGIGTFFAYASRGRREFTNERFHVEGPTEPLSKHGTFVGRHILVPMEGAAVHINAFNFPVWGMLEKLAPALLAGVPCIVKPSTTGSHLTHAVFKAILDTGELPTGALQLICGEARTLLEHVEEQDIVAFTGSAATGQKLKSAPSILQHSVRFNMEADSLNCSILGPDAVPGTEEFDLFIKEVTREMTSKAGQKCTAIRRTIVPAGLEDAVIAALAKRLGSTTIGDPTAEGVRMGPLASRGQMKSVASSAEAIRAAAERVYGGGDFAVVGADRDKGAFFAPELLYCADPLHRLEPHDIEAFGPVNTVMPYRDLGEAVQLARMGRGSLVGSLITHDPKVAQEVILGAACFHGRMLVLDRTSAKESTGHGSPLPNLVHGGPGRAGGGEEMGGARGVTHYLQRVALQGSPSMLTAITREWTKGAEEKQDVVHPFRKTFDQLAVGDTLITKSRTITLDDVEAFAKLSGDTFYAHMNDEDARSNGVFEGRVAHGYFVVSAAAGLFVDPDLGPVLANYGLEKLRFTKPVYPGDTIHVRLTVKQKTAKDTPEGTIPQGVVEWDVEVINQHGEPVAVYSILTLVRRGDVAPVATTHAA; translated from the coding sequence ATGTTCATCCTGCAGAACTTTGCGCTCGGCGAGTGGGTGGAGGGTGCCGGCCCCAAGACCGATCTCATGCACGCCGTGACCGGCGAGAAGATCGGTGAGGCGTCGAGCCATGGTCTCGACTTCAAGGCCATGCTGCAGTACGCACGCCGGGTCGGCGGGCCGGCGCTGCGCGCCTACACCTTCCATCAGCGGGCGATGATGCTCAAGCGCATCGCCATTGCGCTCATGGAGCGCAAGGAAGAGTTCTACCCGCTCTCCTCCATGACGGGCGCCACGCGCGCCGATTCGTGGGTGGACATCGAGGGCGGGATCGGCACCTTCTTCGCCTACGCCAGTCGCGGTCGTCGGGAGTTCACCAACGAGCGCTTCCATGTGGAAGGGCCCACGGAACCGCTGTCCAAGCACGGCACGTTCGTGGGGCGCCACATCCTGGTGCCCATGGAAGGGGCGGCGGTACACATCAACGCCTTCAACTTCCCCGTTTGGGGCATGCTGGAGAAGCTGGCCCCGGCGCTGCTGGCCGGGGTGCCCTGTATCGTCAAGCCCAGCACCACCGGCAGTCATCTCACGCACGCGGTGTTCAAGGCCATCCTCGACACCGGCGAGTTGCCCACAGGTGCGCTGCAGCTCATTTGCGGCGAGGCGCGTACGCTGCTCGAGCACGTGGAAGAGCAGGACATCGTGGCCTTCACCGGCTCGGCGGCCACCGGACAGAAGCTCAAGAGCGCGCCCAGCATCCTGCAGCACTCGGTGCGCTTCAACATGGAAGCCGATTCGCTCAACTGCTCCATTCTCGGCCCCGACGCCGTCCCCGGCACCGAGGAGTTCGACCTCTTCATCAAGGAGGTCACGCGCGAGATGACGTCGAAGGCCGGGCAGAAGTGCACCGCCATTCGTCGCACGATCGTACCCGCGGGACTCGAGGACGCGGTCATCGCGGCCCTCGCGAAGCGCCTTGGCAGCACCACCATTGGTGACCCCACGGCGGAGGGCGTTCGCATGGGACCGCTCGCATCCCGAGGGCAGATGAAGAGCGTGGCCTCGAGCGCGGAGGCCATCCGCGCGGCGGCCGAGCGCGTGTATGGCGGCGGCGACTTCGCGGTGGTGGGTGCCGATCGCGACAAGGGCGCGTTCTTCGCGCCGGAGCTGCTCTACTGTGCGGATCCGCTTCATCGTCTCGAGCCGCACGACATCGAAGCCTTCGGCCCTGTGAATACGGTCATGCCGTACCGCGATCTCGGCGAAGCCGTGCAGCTGGCGCGCATGGGACGCGGCTCGCTGGTGGGTTCGCTCATTACGCACGACCCGAAGGTGGCCCAGGAGGTGATCCTCGGTGCTGCCTGCTTCCATGGGCGCATGCTGGTGCTCGATCGCACCAGTGCCAAGGAAAGCACGGGTCACGGGTCGCCACTGCCCAATCTGGTGCATGGTGGTCCTGGCCGTGCCGGTGGTGGCGAGGAGATGGGAGGCGCGCGCGGTGTGACGCACTATCTGCAGCGCGTGGCGCTGCAGGGGAGCCCCAGCATGCTCACCGCCATCACCCGTGAGTGGACCAAGGGCGCCGAAGAGAAGCAGGATGTGGTGCATCCGTTCCGGAAGACGTTCGATCAGCTGGCGGTGGGCGACACCCTCATCACGAAATCGCGCACGATCACGCTCGACGACGTGGAAGCGTTCGCGAAGCTGAGTGGGGATACGTTCTACGCGCACATGAACGACGAGGACGCGCGCAGCAACGGCGTCTTCGAGGGGCGCGTGGCGCACGGGTACTTCGTGGTGTCGGCCGCGGCCGGCCTGTTCGTCGACCCCGATCTGGGCCCCGTGCTCGCCAACTACGGCCTCGAGAAGCTGCGCTTCACCAAGCCCGTGTACCCCGGCGACACCATCCATGTGCGGCTCACGGTGAAGCAGAAGACCGCCAAGGACACGCCGGAGGGCACCATTCCGCAGGGGGTGGTCGAGTGGGACGTGGAGGTCATCAACCAGCACGGCGAGCCGGTGGCGGTCTACTCCATCCTCACGCTGGTGCGGCGCGGGGACGTCGCTCCCGTCGCGACGACACACGCGGCCTGA
- a CDS encoding transferase hexapeptide repeat family protein, with product MIYAFEDFIPVVHESAFVHPQAAVTGNVIIGRNVYVGPGAAIRGDWGGIVIEDGCNVQENCTIHMFPGVVVTLEAGAHIGHGAIVHGARIGANSLIGMNAVIMDNAVVGQGCIVGALCFVPTDMVIPDRKVAVGNPAKIVKDVSDEMLAWKSDGTALYQQLPSAMRASWRAVDPLREVPADRPVQSAMLRNWKDTQRQAPAMSETTRTETR from the coding sequence ATGATCTACGCGTTCGAGGACTTCATCCCCGTGGTGCACGAGAGCGCGTTCGTGCACCCGCAGGCCGCCGTCACCGGCAACGTCATCATCGGCCGCAACGTGTACGTGGGCCCCGGGGCCGCCATTCGGGGCGACTGGGGCGGCATCGTCATCGAAGACGGCTGCAACGTCCAGGAGAACTGCACCATTCACATGTTCCCGGGCGTCGTCGTGACGCTCGAAGCCGGTGCGCATATCGGGCACGGCGCCATCGTGCACGGCGCCCGCATCGGGGCGAACAGCCTCATTGGCATGAACGCGGTGATCATGGACAACGCCGTGGTGGGGCAGGGGTGCATCGTGGGCGCCCTCTGCTTCGTGCCCACCGACATGGTGATCCCCGACCGCAAGGTCGCGGTGGGGAACCCGGCGAAGATCGTGAAGGACGTGAGCGACGAGATGCTCGCGTGGAAGAGTGACGGCACCGCGCTGTACCAGCAGTTGCCGAGTGCCATGCGCGCCAGCTGGCGCGCCGTGGATCCGCTGCGCGAGGTACCGGCCGACCGACCGGTGCAATCCGCGATGCTCAGGAACTGGAAGGACACGCAGCGTCAGGCGCCGGCGATGTCCGAGACCACCCGTACGGAGACTCGATGA
- the pcaF gene encoding 3-oxoadipyl-CoA thiolase, whose protein sequence is MSSQQAYLIDGVRTPIGNLGGALAPVRADDLAAHAIVALMARITAQSPSFDAAAIADVILGCANQAGEDNRNVARMAALLAGLPVTVPGETVNRLCASGLSAVAGAARAIRAGEGDVYIAGGVESMTRAPYVMSKGATPFARDVQLFDTSLGWRFVNARMKSLHGTDSMGETAENVAAQYGVSRADQDAFAVRSQQKAAAARTAGRLALEIAPVSIPQKKGEALLVAHDEFLRPDTSLETLGKLKPAFRHDGQGSVTAGNASGLNDGAAALLLAGEAALSRFGLVPLARVVASAAAGVEPRIMGMGPVPATRLVLERAGLTLDQMDVIELNEAFAAQGLACLRELGVADDDPRVNPNGGAIALGHPLGMSGARLALTAAYQLRATGGRYALCTMCIGVGQGFAVVLERV, encoded by the coding sequence ATGAGCAGTCAGCAGGCCTATCTCATCGACGGCGTGCGCACGCCCATTGGCAACCTCGGCGGCGCCCTGGCCCCGGTGCGCGCCGATGACCTGGCGGCCCACGCCATTGTGGCGCTCATGGCGCGGATCACGGCGCAGAGCCCGTCGTTCGATGCGGCCGCCATCGCCGACGTCATCCTCGGCTGCGCCAATCAGGCGGGCGAGGATAACCGCAACGTGGCACGCATGGCGGCGCTGCTCGCCGGCTTGCCGGTCACGGTGCCCGGCGAGACGGTCAATCGACTCTGCGCCTCTGGGCTGTCGGCGGTGGCGGGCGCGGCGCGCGCCATTCGCGCCGGCGAGGGCGATGTGTACATCGCCGGCGGCGTGGAGAGCATGACCCGCGCGCCGTACGTGATGAGCAAGGGCGCCACGCCGTTCGCGCGCGATGTCCAGCTCTTCGACACCAGCCTCGGATGGCGCTTCGTGAACGCGCGCATGAAGAGCCTGCACGGCACCGACAGCATGGGCGAGACCGCGGAGAACGTGGCCGCCCAGTATGGGGTGAGCCGCGCCGACCAGGATGCATTTGCCGTCCGGTCGCAGCAGAAGGCTGCCGCGGCGCGCACCGCGGGCCGCCTGGCCCTCGAGATTGCGCCGGTGAGCATTCCGCAGAAGAAGGGCGAGGCGCTGCTGGTGGCGCACGACGAGTTCCTGCGCCCCGACACCTCGCTCGAAACGCTCGGCAAGCTCAAGCCGGCGTTCCGGCACGACGGGCAGGGGAGCGTGACCGCCGGCAATGCCAGTGGGCTCAACGACGGAGCGGCGGCGCTGCTGCTGGCCGGCGAGGCTGCACTGTCGCGATTCGGCCTCGTACCCCTCGCGCGCGTAGTGGCGAGCGCCGCGGCCGGCGTGGAGCCGCGCATCATGGGCATGGGGCCCGTACCCGCCACACGCCTCGTGCTCGAGCGCGCCGGGCTCACCCTCGACCAGATGGACGTCATCGAACTCAACGAGGCGTTCGCCGCACAGGGGCTCGCCTGTCTGCGCGAACTTGGTGTCGCCGATGACGATCCCCGCGTGAATCCCAACGGCGGGGCCATTGCGCTCGGGCATCCGCTGGGGATGAGCGGCGCGCGTCTCGCGCTCACGGCGGCGTACCAGTTGCGTGCAACCGGTGGCCGCTATGCCTTGTGCACCATGTGCATCGGGGTGGGGCAGGGGTTCGCCGTCGTGCTCGAGCGCGTTTGA
- a CDS encoding 3-hydroxyacyl-CoA dehydrogenase NAD-binding domain-containing protein encodes MAAASIGVVGAGAMGAGIAQVAAVHGHPVLLADAMPAAVARARTGHDKAMAREVEKGRLSREAADAVLARITYVEGVSAELLAALAPCDLVIEAIVEKLDAKQALLRTLEGIVTPSAILASNTSSLSIAALAGACAHKTRVVGVHFFNPAPVMPLVEIIPAITTSPDVTARATAHAASWKKVTVRASDTPGFIVNRVARPFYGESLRLLEEGVADCATIDWALRTVGGFRMGPFELMDFIGHDVNFAVTRSVFDGMFHDPRYRPSLRQQRLLEAGWLGRKSGRGFYDYAEGAQTPAPVEDPVLAQGIADRVLAMLVNEAVEAVHLGICTVADVELAMTTGVNYPRGLLAWGDEIGGATVLARLQALQYETGDDRYRPSVRLRRAVQAGASLLDPRRYP; translated from the coding sequence CCGGCATCGCACAGGTGGCCGCCGTACACGGGCACCCGGTGCTGCTCGCCGATGCCATGCCGGCGGCAGTTGCCCGCGCCCGCACGGGGCACGACAAGGCCATGGCCCGCGAAGTGGAGAAGGGGCGACTCTCGCGCGAGGCTGCCGACGCTGTTCTTGCGCGCATCACGTACGTGGAGGGCGTCAGCGCCGAGTTGCTGGCCGCGCTCGCGCCGTGCGACCTGGTGATCGAAGCCATCGTCGAGAAGCTGGACGCGAAGCAGGCGCTGCTGCGCACGCTCGAGGGCATCGTGACCCCGTCCGCCATTCTGGCCTCCAACACGTCATCGCTCTCGATCGCCGCGCTCGCCGGCGCGTGTGCGCACAAGACCCGCGTGGTCGGCGTGCACTTTTTCAACCCGGCGCCGGTGATGCCGCTGGTGGAGATCATCCCCGCCATCACCACATCGCCCGACGTGACGGCGCGCGCCACGGCGCACGCCGCCAGCTGGAAGAAGGTCACGGTGCGTGCGTCGGATACGCCGGGCTTCATCGTGAATCGCGTGGCGCGCCCGTTCTACGGCGAATCGCTGCGCCTGCTCGAGGAAGGGGTGGCCGATTGCGCCACCATCGACTGGGCACTGCGCACGGTGGGCGGCTTTCGCATGGGCCCGTTCGAGCTCATGGACTTCATCGGGCACGACGTCAACTTCGCGGTCACGCGCTCGGTGTTCGATGGCATGTTCCACGACCCGCGCTATCGCCCGAGCCTGCGCCAGCAGCGGCTGCTCGAAGCGGGATGGCTGGGGCGCAAGTCGGGGCGCGGCTTCTACGACTATGCCGAAGGCGCCCAAACGCCAGCGCCCGTGGAAGACCCCGTGCTGGCGCAGGGAATCGCCGATCGGGTGCTCGCCATGCTCGTCAACGAAGCCGTGGAGGCGGTGCACCTCGGCATCTGCACGGTGGCCGACGTGGAACTCGCCATGACCACGGGCGTGAACTACCCGCGCGGCCTGCTGGCCTGGGGCGACGAGATCGGGGGCGCCACGGTGCTGGCCCGGTTGCAGGCGCTGCAGTACGAAACGGGTGACGATCGCTATCGCCCCAGCGTACGGCTGCGGCGCGCCGTCCAGGCCGGGGCCTCGCTGCTCGACCCGCGGCGGTACCCGTGA